The Phycisphaeraceae bacterium genome has a window encoding:
- a CDS encoding enoyl-CoA hydratase/isomerase family protein, whose translation MTDLALSRLDDGILTITLNRPDKHNALSLDLIEALHDAVEAAHRNAQARVVILTGAGRSFCAGMDLRGVITDVPAMSRMLDTLAMTALRIRALPVPTIAMVNGAAVGGGCGLMVVTDLAITHPDAKVGYPEVDLGVCPAVVAPHLIRKIGAGRARAMLLSGGTITGEEGHRRGLVDHLVPREQLESFTHDLARKLATGGRHAQAVTKRWLNELDGSLDEAIAHRAASLSAEVIAGEEAQTNLRRLFGVSG comes from the coding sequence ATGACTGATCTCGCGCTTTCACGCCTCGATGATGGCATTCTGACCATCACGCTCAACCGGCCCGACAAGCACAATGCGCTCTCGCTGGATCTCATCGAAGCGCTGCACGACGCGGTGGAGGCGGCGCACCGCAACGCTCAGGCGCGGGTCGTCATCCTGACCGGGGCGGGACGATCCTTCTGCGCAGGCATGGACCTGCGAGGCGTCATCACCGATGTGCCCGCCATGAGCCGCATGCTCGACACCCTGGCCATGACCGCGCTGCGCATCCGGGCGCTTCCGGTGCCCACCATCGCCATGGTGAACGGGGCGGCGGTGGGGGGCGGGTGCGGGCTCATGGTCGTCACCGACCTCGCTATCACGCATCCCGACGCGAAAGTGGGCTACCCGGAAGTCGATCTGGGCGTCTGCCCCGCCGTGGTCGCGCCGCACCTGATCCGCAAGATCGGCGCCGGCCGGGCGCGGGCCATGTTGCTCTCCGGCGGAACCATCACCGGCGAGGAGGGGCATCGCCGGGGACTGGTGGATCACCTGGTCCCGCGCGAGCAGCTGGAGTCGTTCACCCACGATCTGGCCCGGAAACTGGCCACCGGGGGGCGCCATGCTCAGGCGGTCACCAAGCGATGGCTCAACGAACTGGACGGCTCGCTCGATGAGGCGATCGCCCATCGGGCGGCATCGTTGTCCGCCGAGGTCATCGCGGGGGAGGAGGCCCAGACGAATCTCCGACGATTATTCGGCGTGAGCGGCTGA
- a CDS encoding heme-binding protein: protein MPLHARRSASLALSLAAGLVLLGAGLTATRGGAEPAAPAQDPTQSRVDRSLTSRDISLAQAQAAILAAERKAREINTKMDIAIVDAGGNLKAFARMDGAWLGSIDISIRKAKTARYFDMNTGEIGKLSQPGGPLYGIEHSNDGLITFPGGVPIRNAEGHIIGAIGVSGSTVENDHIVAMAGAEGAK from the coding sequence ATGCCGCTGCACGCACGCCGCTCCGCCTCGCTCGCCCTCTCCCTCGCCGCCGGACTGGTCCTGCTCGGCGCGGGCCTCACCGCCACGCGCGGCGGGGCCGAGCCCGCGGCCCCCGCGCAGGATCCCACCCAGTCGCGGGTGGATCGCTCGCTCACCTCGCGCGACATCTCGCTGGCGCAGGCCCAGGCGGCCATCCTGGCGGCGGAGCGAAAGGCCCGCGAGATCAACACCAAAATGGACATCGCCATCGTGGACGCGGGAGGCAACCTCAAGGCCTTCGCACGCATGGACGGCGCGTGGCTCGGCTCCATCGACATCTCGATCCGCAAGGCCAAGACCGCGCGATACTTCGACATGAACACCGGCGAGATCGGCAAACTCTCGCAGCCGGGCGGCCCGCTCTACGGCATCGAGCACTCCAACGACGGGCTCATCACCTTCCCCGGCGGCGTGCCCATCCGCAACGCCGAGGGCCACATCATCGGCGCCATCGGCGTGTCGGGTTCCACCGTTGAGAACGACCACATCGTGGCAATGGCGGGGGCCGAAGGCGCCAAGTAG
- a CDS encoding type II toxin-antitoxin system VapC family toxin, with the protein MSVAFAGTSFYLALVNAADDHHDAAVEWIARSRDRIVTTEYVLVELGNALSVRRSRYVFAQLLQKIREDRRTSIVFATSSLFERGSRLYLDRPDKDWSLADCLSFVVMGRRRIRRALTADRHFVQAGFETLLS; encoded by the coding sequence ATGAGCGTCGCGTTCGCCGGCACATCGTTCTACCTCGCGCTGGTGAACGCCGCCGATGATCACCATGACGCTGCGGTTGAGTGGATTGCCCGGTCACGAGACCGCATCGTCACGACGGAGTATGTGCTCGTCGAGCTTGGCAACGCGCTGTCCGTGCGACGGTCTCGATACGTGTTTGCACAACTGCTGCAGAAAATACGAGAGGATCGGCGGACATCCATCGTGTTCGCAACGTCGTCTCTGTTCGAGCGCGGTTCGCGCCTGTATCTGGATCGTCCTGACAAGGACTGGTCGCTGGCCGACTGCCTGTCGTTCGTCGTGATGGGGCGTCGTCGTATTCGTCGCGCCCTGACTGCCGATCGGCACTTTGTCCAAGCGGGCTTTGAGACGCTGCTTTCGTGA
- a CDS encoding cystathionine gamma-synthase codes for MSLAFDTLAIHAGQPNEPLTGSVITPIHQTTTYAQDELGGTPDYCYSRTGNPTRTALEANLAALEGGRHGLAFASGLAAANAILQALSSGDHVVASRDLYGGCYRLFTKVFARFGVGFSLIDTTSIRSVEQAIRPETKLLWLETPSNPLLRITDIAGCAAVARQRGVTTIVDNTFATPVFQRPLELGADIVLHSTTKYIGGHCDVIGGAVITSDDDWHARLKFLQNATGAVPGPQDCFLLLRGIKTLGLRVRQHAANAQRVAEHLASHPEVTRVIYPGLTSHPQHDLAKRQGKGFGAIVSAELIGGVGRVRAIVKRLRLWPLAESLGGVKSLLCHPATMTHASVEPAERARIGITDGLIRLSVGIEDVDDLIADLDRALRETRGVGSDDAVADLERDAHSPLPLGEGPPEVGVRARTAEARKAVTA; via the coding sequence ATGTCCCTCGCCTTCGATACGCTCGCCATTCACGCCGGTCAGCCCAACGAACCGCTCACCGGCTCCGTCATCACCCCCATCCACCAGACCACCACCTACGCCCAGGATGAACTGGGCGGCACACCCGACTACTGCTACTCGCGCACCGGCAACCCCACGCGCACCGCGCTGGAAGCCAACCTGGCCGCCCTCGAAGGAGGCCGGCACGGCCTGGCCTTCGCCAGCGGACTGGCGGCGGCCAACGCCATTCTGCAGGCGCTCTCATCGGGCGATCACGTGGTCGCCTCGCGCGACCTGTACGGCGGGTGCTACCGGCTCTTCACCAAGGTCTTCGCCCGCTTCGGCGTGGGCTTCTCGCTCATCGACACCACCAGCATCCGCTCCGTCGAGCAGGCCATCCGGCCCGAGACGAAACTGCTCTGGCTGGAGACGCCCAGCAATCCGCTGCTGCGCATCACCGACATCGCGGGCTGCGCCGCCGTCGCCAGGCAGCGCGGCGTGACCACCATCGTGGACAACACCTTCGCCACGCCCGTCTTTCAGCGTCCGCTGGAGCTGGGGGCGGACATCGTGCTCCACTCCACCACCAAGTACATCGGCGGGCACTGCGACGTGATCGGCGGGGCGGTCATCACCAGCGACGATGACTGGCACGCCCGTCTCAAGTTCCTGCAGAACGCCACCGGCGCGGTGCCGGGGCCGCAGGACTGCTTCCTGCTGCTGCGCGGCATCAAGACGCTGGGTCTGCGCGTACGCCAGCACGCCGCCAACGCCCAGCGCGTCGCCGAGCACCTGGCATCGCATCCCGAGGTCACCCGCGTCATCTACCCCGGCCTGACCAGCCATCCCCAGCACGACTTGGCGAAGCGGCAGGGCAAGGGCTTCGGAGCGATCGTGAGCGCGGAACTCATCGGCGGCGTGGGCCGCGTGCGCGCAATTGTGAAGCGGCTGCGGCTCTGGCCGCTCGCCGAGTCGCTGGGCGGCGTGAAGTCGCTGCTCTGCCACCCGGCGACCATGACGCACGCCAGCGTGGAGCCCGCCGAGCGCGCCCGCATCGGCATCACCGACGGGCTGATCCGTCTTTCCGTGGGCATCGAGGACGTGGACGACCTGATCGCCGACCTCGACCGAGCCCTGCGCGAAACCCGCGGCGTGGGGTCGGACGACGCGGTCGCGGACCTGGAACGTGATGCACACTCCCCTCTCCCTCTGGGAGAGGGGCCCCCGGAAGTGGGGGTGAGGGCGAGGACCGCCGAAGCACGAAAGGCGGTGACGGCATGA
- a CDS encoding homoserine dehydrogenase → MSPPIAKHASTPSGHRRLNPGEPRSLSNDPQPLNSEPRPSGGGPTAARTIRIALLGCGTVGGRVAATLRDEHDRLLARTGLDLRLVRILVRKAGPRRSIFGGIVTERFEEILEQRPDVVIEALGGAEPAATFIERLLEAGVHVVSANKTAIAHHGPRLRAAATRGGVILAHEAAVASAIPVLAALRHLRGDEIQSVRGIVNGSTNFILDRMTEAGLSRDDALREARRRGLVEPDPSADVSGRDAAEKLCLLAHAAGFGEFTPVDVDRAGIEAITAEDVLAARRHGYAIKLVAEAVRTPHGVTLRVGPTLLPRDHRLARVRLEENGVEINALLGGEIFLQGAGAGPEPTTSALLGDVLRVLRAGSGPELTLTGHEPDAPPRSRDHASRDAGLSNDAKTSRDHEGAVSPSLASRSHVPPAIPRIHLVRLACDRRAITPARVLEPFREHGVGFREIDVTPRSAILLTHAVPVDRIERAVAAIERVTPAASLVVPEASCARRRPSSAGETGVEIVASAGTASMAG, encoded by the coding sequence ATGAGTCCGCCCATCGCCAAGCACGCTTCAACACCATCGGGACACCGGCGCCTCAACCCCGGCGAGCCGCGATCACTGTCCAACGATCCGCAACCCCTCAACAGCGAGCCGCGACCGTCGGGGGGCGGTCCGACCGCCGCGCGCACGATCCGCATCGCCCTCCTCGGCTGCGGGACGGTGGGGGGTCGCGTCGCCGCCACGTTGCGCGACGAGCACGATCGGCTGCTCGCCCGCACCGGGCTGGATCTGCGCCTGGTGCGGATTCTGGTCCGCAAGGCGGGCCCTCGCCGATCCATCTTTGGTGGGATCGTCACGGAGCGGTTCGAGGAGATTCTGGAGCAGCGCCCCGACGTGGTCATCGAGGCCCTCGGCGGGGCCGAGCCCGCCGCCACGTTCATCGAGCGGCTGCTCGAAGCGGGCGTCCACGTTGTCTCGGCCAACAAGACGGCGATCGCCCACCACGGCCCGCGCCTGCGCGCGGCGGCGACGCGGGGCGGGGTCATCCTGGCGCACGAGGCGGCGGTCGCCTCGGCCATCCCGGTGCTGGCCGCCCTGCGGCACCTGCGGGGCGATGAGATTCAGTCGGTGCGAGGCATCGTGAACGGCTCGACCAACTTCATCCTGGATCGCATGACCGAAGCCGGGCTGTCGCGCGACGACGCCCTGCGCGAGGCCCGCCGCAGGGGGCTGGTCGAGCCGGACCCCAGCGCGGACGTGTCGGGCCGCGACGCGGCGGAGAAACTCTGCCTGCTCGCCCACGCCGCGGGCTTCGGCGAGTTCACGCCCGTGGATGTGGACCGCGCGGGCATCGAGGCGATCACCGCGGAGGATGTGCTCGCCGCGCGCCGCCACGGCTACGCCATCAAACTGGTGGCCGAGGCGGTTCGCACGCCCCACGGCGTGACGCTGCGCGTCGGCCCCACGCTGCTGCCGCGCGATCATCGGCTGGCCCGCGTGCGGCTGGAGGAGAACGGCGTCGAGATCAACGCCCTGCTGGGGGGCGAGATCTTCCTGCAAGGCGCCGGAGCCGGACCGGAGCCCACCACCAGCGCGCTGCTGGGCGATGTGCTTCGCGTGCTGCGCGCCGGCAGCGGGCCGGAACTGACGCTGACGGGGCACGAGCCGGACGCTCCGCCACGATCGCGCGATCACGCCAGCCGCGACGCCGGCTTGAGCAACGACGCCAAAACGAGCCGCGACCATGAGGGAGCGGTTTCCCCGTCCCTCGCCTCGCGCTCCCACGTCCCCCCCGCCATCCCGCGCATCCACCTCGTACGTCTGGCCTGCGACCGACGCGCCATCACCCCCGCGCGTGTGCTGGAACCCTTCCGCGAGCACGGCGTGGGCTTCCGCGAGATCGACGTGACGCCGCGCAGCGCCATCCTGCTGACGCACGCGGTGCCTGTCGATCGGATCGAGCGGGCGGTCGCGGCCATCGAGCGCGTGACGCCGGCGGCGTCGCTGGTCGTGCCCGAGGCGTCGTGCGCCCGCCGCCGCCCGTCGAGCGCGGGAGAGACCGGCGTGGAGATTGTCGCGTCCGCGGGAACGGCGTCGATGGCGGGGTGA
- a CDS encoding tryptophan 2,3-dioxygenase produces MPLTYSTYLDIPALLSLQKPRSSPPEHDEMLFIVIHQTYELWFKLLLHELDKIKRDFSAGDLYGAIATWQRCRTIMKTLVGQLDILETMTPMSFTSFRDRLETSSGFQSAQFREIEFLLGYKRPGVVKYLKEGDPGHAAVMRRLTERSVVDHWYDYLETLGAAVPKRLRERPADAPAEPDEAVQEAVYHLYRTRPDVAILFELMTDFDEGFQEWRYRHVKVVERTIGAKHGTGGSPGVEFLKKSLFLPVFPDLWAVRHRL; encoded by the coding sequence ATGCCGCTCACCTATTCGACGTACCTGGACATTCCCGCCCTGCTGTCGCTGCAGAAGCCGCGCTCCAGCCCGCCCGAGCACGATGAAATGCTCTTCATCGTGATTCACCAGACCTACGAGCTGTGGTTCAAGCTGCTGCTGCACGAACTGGACAAGATCAAACGCGACTTCAGCGCGGGCGACCTGTACGGCGCCATCGCCACCTGGCAGCGCTGCCGCACCATCATGAAGACGCTGGTGGGCCAGCTCGACATCCTCGAGACCATGACGCCCATGTCGTTCACCAGTTTCCGCGACCGGCTGGAGACATCCTCCGGCTTCCAGTCCGCGCAGTTCCGCGAAATCGAGTTCCTGCTGGGCTACAAGCGCCCGGGCGTGGTGAAGTACCTGAAGGAGGGCGACCCCGGCCATGCCGCGGTGATGCGGCGGCTGACCGAACGCAGCGTGGTGGACCACTGGTACGACTACCTGGAGACGCTGGGCGCCGCCGTGCCCAAGCGCCTCCGCGAGCGCCCGGCGGACGCCCCCGCCGAGCCGGACGAGGCGGTGCAGGAGGCGGTCTACCACCTCTACCGCACGCGGCCCGACGTGGCCATCCTCTTCGAGCTGATGACCGACTTCGACGAGGGATTCCAGGAATGGCGCTACCGCCACGTGAAGGTGGTGGAGCGCACCATCGGCGCCAAGCACGGCACGGGCGGCTCGCCGGGCGTGGAGTTCCTCAAGAAGTCGCTCTTCCTGCCGGTCTTCCCCGACCTGTGGGCGGTGCGGCATCGGTTGTAG